From a region of the Corallococcus coralloides DSM 2259 genome:
- a CDS encoding L-threonylcarbamoyladenylate synthase → MLTPDLLDRAVELLRHGGVIALPTETVYGLAANAEDELAVRRVFAIKGRPANHPLIVHIPDEEYLPEWAREVPHEARALARAFWPGPLTLVLRRTSKATDAVTGGQDTVALRVPGHSVAMEVLERLGGGVAAPSANRFGRVSPTTAEHVQRDLGSDVDLVLDGGPSTVGVESTIVDLSSGAPAILRPGGLATEDIERVLGRAVPVRTSTTVRVSGSLESHYAPRAGVVLAEPHEAVQRVEALRAQGLRVGVLGPASLSLPTDVQRFDVPGEPAQAARVLYARLREADEQGHDVLVACLPAASGLGIAVRDRLSRAAAPREG, encoded by the coding sequence ATGCTTACTCCCGACCTCCTCGACCGTGCAGTCGAATTGCTGAGACACGGCGGTGTCATCGCCCTGCCAACAGAGACGGTCTACGGCCTCGCGGCCAACGCCGAGGACGAGCTGGCCGTGCGCCGCGTCTTCGCCATCAAGGGCCGGCCGGCGAACCACCCGCTCATCGTCCACATCCCGGATGAGGAGTACCTGCCGGAGTGGGCCCGTGAGGTACCGCACGAAGCGAGGGCACTGGCGAGGGCGTTCTGGCCGGGTCCGCTGACGCTGGTGCTGCGGCGCACGTCGAAGGCCACGGACGCGGTGACGGGAGGCCAGGACACGGTGGCGTTGCGAGTGCCGGGACACTCCGTGGCGATGGAGGTGCTCGAGCGGCTGGGAGGAGGCGTGGCAGCACCGAGCGCCAACCGCTTCGGCCGGGTGAGCCCGACGACCGCGGAGCACGTGCAGCGAGACCTGGGCAGCGACGTGGACCTGGTGCTGGACGGAGGTCCGTCCACGGTGGGCGTGGAGTCGACCATCGTGGACCTATCCTCCGGAGCCCCCGCGATTCTCAGGCCCGGAGGACTGGCGACAGAGGACATCGAGCGAGTGCTGGGGCGCGCGGTGCCGGTGCGCACGTCGACCACGGTGCGAGTGTCCGGTTCGCTGGAGTCGCATTACGCGCCCAGGGCGGGCGTGGTGCTCGCGGAGCCACATGAAGCAGTGCAGAGGGTGGAAGCACTGCGTGCACAGGGATTGCGCGTGGGAGTGCTTGGACCCGCATCACTGTCACTGCCTACGGATGTGCAGCGCTTCGACGTGCCGGGAGAACCGGCGCAGGCCGCGCGAGTCCTCTACGCACGGCTGCGTGAAGCCGACGAACAGGGCCACGACGTGCTCGTGGCCTGTCTGCCCGCCGCCAGCGGCCTGGGCATCGCCGTACGGGACCGGCTGTCCCGCGCGGCGGCGCCCCGCGAAGGCTGA